TTTTTTGCAATACTTCGCGCGCTAAATTCAAATAATTGATGGAACCTTTGCTGCTGGCATCGTGCATAATAATGGTTTCGCCGTAACTTGGTGCTTCGCCTAATTTAGTGTTGCGTTGAATAATCGTGTCAAAAACCATTTGCTGGAAATGTGTTTTTACTTCTTCCACCACTTGGTTGGAAAGACGCAAACGTAAATCGTACATCGTTAATAAAATACCTTCGATGGCGAGATCCGGATTTAAACGTGCTTGTACGATTTTGATGGTATTCAATAATTTTCCGAGTCCTTCCAACGCAAAATATTCGCATTGTACTGGGATAATCACAGAATCCGCTGCGGTAAGAGAATTAATCGTAACCAAACCCAATGATGGCGAGCAATCGATGATAATAAAATCATACTCCTCTTTAATTTTTGACAATGCCATTCGCATCATTTTTTCCCGATTGGGAAGATTGATCATTTCGATTTCAGCACCTACTAAATCAATGTGAGCGGGTAATAAATCCAAATTGGGCGTGGCAGTATTCAATA
This genomic stretch from Bacteroidia bacterium harbors:
- a CDS encoding AAA family ATPase; translation: MGKIIAIANQKGGVGKTTTAINLAASLAVLEHRTLLVDADPQANATSGVGFDPRNIKTSIYECIIDGVDVKEIVLNTATPNLDLLPAHIDLVGAEIEMINLPNREKMMRMALSKIKEEYDFIIIDCSPSLGLVTINSLTAADSVIIPVQCEYFALEGLGKLLNTIKIVQARLNPDLAIEGILLTMYDLRLRLSNQVVEEVKTHFQQMVFDTIIQRNTKLGEAPSYGETIIMHDASSKGSINYLNLAREVLQKNDLTRMSDSEKIIDVTGKN